A region from the Gossypium hirsutum isolate 1008001.06 chromosome A08, Gossypium_hirsutum_v2.1, whole genome shotgun sequence genome encodes:
- the LOC107930515 gene encoding shaggy-related protein kinase theta isoform X1, producing MNVMRRLKSIASGRSSISSDPGGDSSSKRAKVDQESGRSRRESNLVESSTSSREHNMASTSQETVASTSRVPSVARQQNLGVDQLPNEMREMRIRDEKTVSHDDKDPEATVINGNGTETGQIISTTVGGQNGQPKQTMSYLVERVVGTGSFGVVFQAKCLETGEPVAIKKVLQDKRYKNRELQIMRVLDHPNVVRLKHSFFSSTEKDELYLNLVLEYVPETVHRVSKHHSRMNQHMPILYVQLYTYQICRALNYLHHVIGVCHRDIKPQNLLVYPHTHQVKICDFGSAKKLVPGEPNISYICSRYYRAPELIFGVTEYTTAIDMWSVGCVMAELLLGHPLFPGESGVDQLVEIIKILGTPTREEIKCMNPNYTEFKFPQIKAHPWHKLFHKQLPPEAVDLVSRLLQYSPKLRCTALEALAHPFFDDLRVPDLSLPNGRPLPSLFNFTAQELAGASTELRQRLVPEHART from the exons ATGAATGTTATGCGTCGTCTCAAGAGCATTGCTTCCGGTCGCTCTTCAATTTCTTCTGATCCT GGTGGGGATTCTAGCTCCAAGAGGGCAAAGGTTGATCAAGAATCAGGTAGGAGTCGCAGAGAATCAAATTTAGTTGAGAGTAGTACCTCCAGTCGAGAGCATAATATGGCTTCTACATCACAGGAAACAGTTGCAAGCACATCCAGGGTTCCTTCTGTTGCTAGACAACAAAATCTAGGCGTTGATCAGCTCCCTAATGAAATGCGTGAAATGAGAATTAGAGATGAGAAAACTGTCAGCCATGATGATAAg GATCCAGAGGCTACTGTTATTAATGGAAATGGAACAGAAACAGGTCAGATAATTTCAACTACTGTTGGTGGTCAAAATGGGCAACCAAAACAG ACAATGTCATATTTGGTGGAGCGTGTGGTTGGTACAGGTTCATTTGGTGTTGTCTTTCAG GCTAAATGCTTGGAGACAGGTGAACCTGTTGCTATAAAGAAGGTTTTGCAGGATAAAAGATACAAGAATAGGGAACTCCAGATTATGCGTGTACTAGACCATCCTAATGTTGTCCGGCTGAAGCACTCTTTCTTTTCATCCACTGAAAAAGATGAGCTCTATCTTAACCTTGTTCTCGAGTATGTTCCAGAAACTGTACATCGAGTTTCAAAACACCATAGCAGAATGAATCAGCATATGCCCATTCTTTATGTGCAGCTGTATACATATCAG aTTTGCCGTGCTCTAAATTATTTACATCATGTGATTGGCGTATGTCATCGTGATATTAAGCCACAAAATTTACTG GTATATCCTCACACTCACCAGGTGAAGATATGTGATTTCGGTAGTGCGAAGAAGCTG GTCCCAGGGGAACCCAACATATCATATATATGCTCACGATATTATAGGGCTCCAGAGCTTATATTCGGGGTGACGGAGTATACCACTGCTATTGATATGTGGTCCGTTGGTTGTGTGATGGCTGAGCTTCTGCTTGGACAT CCACTCTTTCCTGgtgaaagtggtgttgatcaGCTAGTGGAAATTATTAAG ATATTGGGAACACCGACCAGAGAAGAAATTAAGTGCATGAATCCAAATTACACTGAGTTCAAGTTCCCTCAGATCAAAGCCCATCCGTGGCATAAG TTATTTCACAAGCAATTGCCCCCTGAGGCGGTGGATCTTGTGTCAAGGCTGCTTCAGTACTCACCGAAATTACGTTGCACTGCT TTGGAGGCATTAGCACACCCCTTCTTCGATGATTTGAGAGTCCCCGATTTGAGCTTGCCTAATGGGCGACCCCTACCTTCCCTATTCAATTTCACAGCTCAAG AACTGGCCGGTGCATCTACCGAACTACGCCAACGTCTTGTCCCTGAACATGCAAGGACATAA
- the LOC107930465 gene encoding RING-H2 finger protein ATL2: protein MFGSGMNLITTVIGFGMSATFIVFVCTKMICRRIRGSQTRLLFQTESRIDLEQAEAEIGGVEPVVVAAIPTIKFNREAFKSMEDAQCSICLGEYEEKEVLRIMPKCAHNFHLSCIDVWLRKHSTCPVCRTPLLDSLEFDTGQSVI, encoded by the exons atgtttgGTTCAGGCATGAATTTGATCACAACAGTGATCGGTTTTGGAATGAGTGCCACTTTTATTGTGTTTGTTTGTACGAAAATGATCTGTCGGAGAATTAGAGGGTCCCAAACCCGACTCTTGTTTCAGACCGAATCCAGGATTGATCTCGAACAG GCAGAGGCAGAAATTGGAGGGGTTGAACCAGTAGTGGTAGCTGCAATACCCACCATCAAGTTCAATCGTGAAGCTTTCAAGTCCATGGAAGATGCACA ATGCTCGATATGCTTAGGCGAGTACGAAGAGAAAGAAGTGCTAAGAATCATGCCCAAGTGTGCCCATAATTTTCACCTTTCTTGCATCGACGTTTGGCTCAGAAAGCACTCCACTTGCCCGGTTTGCCGTACGCCGTTACTCGACTCATTGGAATTCGACACTGGCCAATCAG TAATTTAA
- the LOC107930510 gene encoding calcium-dependent lipid-binding protein, producing MGLVSGMFMGMVFGISLMAGWRHMMKYRSTKRIAKAADIKVLGALSRDDLKKICGDNYPEWISFPVYEQVKWLNKHLSKLWPFVAEAASAVIKESVEPLLEEYRPPGITSLKFSKLSLGTVAPKIEGIRVQTLKKGQITMDIDLRWGGDPSIILGVEAALVASIPIQLKNLQVFTVVRVIFQLAEEIPCISAVVVALLAEPKPRIDYTLKAVGGSLTAVPGISDMIDDTVNSIVTDMLQWPHRIVVPIGGIPVDTSELELKPEGKLTVTVVKANDLKNMEMIGKSDPYVVVHIRPLFKIKTKVIENNLNPVWNETFELIAEDRETQELTVEVFDQDIGQDKRLGIAKFRLIELEPETPKEVNLNLLSSLDTLKIKDNKDRGSCTIKLLYHQFNKEEQLIALEEEKRILEERKRLKEAGVIGSTMDALDGAASLVGSGVGMVGTGIGTGVGLVGSGVSAGVGMVGSGLGAVGSGLSKAGKFMGRTVTGHSNKKSETTTTPDESKEENGGAKPQ from the exons ATGGGGTTGGTTTCTGGGATGTTTATGGGGATGGTATTCGGGATTTCATTGATGGCTGGTTGGCGTCATATGATGAAGTACCGAAGCACTAAACGAATCGCCAAG GCAGCTGATATAAAAGTTCTTGGGGCTCTCAGTAGAgatgatttgaagaaaatttgTGGTGATAATTATCCTGAATGGATATCTTTCCCTGTCTATGAACAG GTGAAATGGTTGAACAAGCACTTGAGCAAGTTATGGCCTTTTGTTGCAGAG GCAGCATCAGCGGTAATCAAAGAGTCTGTTGAACCTCTCTTGGAAGAATACCGACCTCCTGGTATTACTTCACTAAAATTCAGTAAACTGTCTCTTGGTACTGTAGCTCCCAAGATCGAAG GTATTCGCGTTCAGACCCTTAAGAAAGGCCAAATCACGATGGATATTGATCTTCGGTGGGGTGGTGATCCAAGTATAATTTTAGGTGTTGAAGCTGCACTTGTTGCCTCAATACCAATTCAG TTGAAGAATCTCCAAGTTTTCACTGTTGTTCGTGTCATCTTCCAACTTGCTGAAGAGATTCCTTGTATTTCTGCGGTAGTTGTTGCTCTCCTTGCTGAG CCAAAGCCTAGAATTGATTACACTCTGAAAGCTGTTGGTGGAAGCTTAACGGCGGTTCCTGGAATTTCAGACATGATTGAT GATACTGTGAATTCAATTGTCACAGACATGCTTCAGTGGCCGCACAGAATTGTTGTTCCAATTGGTGGTATACCAGTTGATACAAG TGAATTAGAGCTTAAACCGGAGGGAAAGTTGACAGTTACTGTAGTCAAAGCGAATGATTTAAAGAACATGGAAATGATTGGAAAATCTGATCCTTATGTTGTCGTGCATATCCGACCTCTCTTCAAGATTAAAACAAAAGTCATCGAGAACAACCTGAATCCCGTTTGGAATGAAACATTTGAGTTGATTGCCGAAGATCGAGAGACACAGGAACTCACTGTAGAG GTTTTCGACCAGGACATTGGGCAAGACAAGAGGTTGGGAATTGCAAAATTCCGTTTGATTGAACTGGAACCGGAGACACCAAAGGAGGTTAATCTGAACCTTCTGTCCTCACTTGATAcacttaaaataaaagataacaaGGACAGGGGAAGTTGTACCATTAAG CTTTTGTACCATCAATTTAACAAGGAGGAACAGTTGATTGCTTTGGAAGAAGAGAAGAGGATCCTAGAAGAAAGGAAGAGATTGAAAGAAGCTGGAGTAATCGGAAGCACAATGGACGCACTCGACGGAGCGGCCTCACTGGTTGGATCTGGTGTTGGTATGGTTGGTACCGGTATCGGTACTGGAGTTGGACTTGTGGGAAGTGGTGTCAGTGCTGGAGTTGGGATGGTGGGGAGTGGCCTCGGAGCTGTCGGCAGTGGACTGAGCAAAGCAGGAAAGTTCATGGGGAGGACGGTTACAGGGCATTCCAACAAGAAAAGTGAAACCACCACCACTCCTGACGAAAGCAAGGAAGAAAATGGTGGTGCTAAGCCACAGTAA
- the LOC107930505 gene encoding probable pectin methyltransferase QUA3, with amino-acid sequence MGHLNLPPSKRNPRQWKLLDIVSAFFFALVLLFFLLVFTPLGDSLAASGRQALLLSTSDPKQRHRLVELLELGHHHQPIEACPADSVDHMPCEDPRRSSQLSREMNFYRERHCPLPDETPLCLIPPPLGYKIPVQWPESLHKIWHSNMPHNKIADRKGHQGWMKEEGPYFIFPGGGTMFPDGAASYIEKLGQYIPITGGTLRTALDMGCGVASFGGSMLKEGILTLSFAPRDSHKAQIQFVLERGIPAFVLMLGTRRLPFPAFAFDLIHCSRCLIPFTAYNATYFVEVDRLLRPDGYLVISGPPVQWPKQDKEWTDLQAVARALCYELIAVDGNTAIWKKPDGVSCLPNQNEFGLELCDGSNDPSNAWYFKLKKCVTKTSSVSGEYAIGTIPKWPDRLTTAPSRALVMKNGIDLFEADTRRWARRVAYYKNTLNVKLGTPAIRNVMDMNAFFGGFAAALKSDPVWVMNVVPARKPLTLDVIYDRGLIGVYHDWCEPFSTYPRTYDLIHVAGIESLIKLPGSSKSRCNLVDLMVEIDRMLRPEGTVVIRDSPEVIDKVARIAHAVRWSATINDKEPESHGRENILVATKTFWQLTSSSS; translated from the exons ATGGGTCACTTAAATCTACCACCATCCAAACGAAATCCGCGCCAATGGAAACTTTTGGACATCGTCTCCGCCTTCTTCTTCGCCCTCGTACTCTTGTTTTTCTTGTTGGTCTTCACCCCTCTCGGCGATTCCTTGGCTGCCTCTGGTAGGCAAGCTTTGTTGCTTTCCACCTCCGATCCAAAGCAACGGCATCGTTTGGTGGAGCTGTTGGAGCTTGGCCATCATCACCAGCCTATCGAAGCTTGCCCTGCTGATTCCGTCGATCATATGCCGTGCGAGGATCCTAGGCGTAGTAGTCAGCTCAGTAGGGAGATGAATTTCTatagagaaaggcattgcccttTGCCTGATGAAACGCCTCTTTGCTTGATCCCTCCTCCTCTTGGCTACAAGATTCCCGTTCAGTGGCCTGAAAGCTTGCACaag ATATGGCATTCCAACATGCCACACAACAAAATTGCTGATAGGAAAGGTCACCAAGGATGGATGAAAGAGGAAGGTCCTTACTTTATTTTCCCTGGTGGTGGAACAATGTTCCCTGATGGAGCTGCATCGTATATAGAGAAACTTGGACAGTACATTCCCATAACCGGTGGAACTCTTAGGACGGCCCTTGATATGGGCTGTGGG GTTGCTAGTTTTGGGGGTTCAATGCTAAAAGAAGGCATTTTGACACTCTCATTTGCTCCAAGGGATTCACACAAAGCACAAATACAATTTGTTTTGGAAAGAGGGATACCAGCCTTTGTTCTAATGCTTGGCACCCGCAGACTCCCATTTCCTGCATTTGCATTTGACTTAATTCACTGCTCTCGTTGCCTTATCCCTTTTACAGCTTATA ATGCAACATATTTTGTTGAAGTGGATCGGTTACTTCGTCCGGATGGATATTTGGTCATCTCCGGACCCCCTGTGCAGTGGCCTAAGCAAGACAAGGAGTGGACAGACCTCCAGGCTGTTGCAAGAGCATTGTGTTACGAGCTTATTGCTGTGGATGGAAACACAGCCATTTGGAAGAAGCCTGATGGAGTTTCATGTCTACCAAACCAAAATGAATTTGGGCTCGAATTATGTGATGGATCAAATGACCCAAGTAATGCATG gtactttaaattaaaaaagtgtGTGACTAAAACATCTTCTGTGAGTGGAGAATATGCTATTGGGACAATTCCCAAGTGGCCAGACAGGCTAACAACAGCTCCTTCAAGGGCCTTGGTCATGAAAAACGGGATTGACTTGTTTGAGGCAGACACGAGGCGGTGGGCAAGGAGAGTTGCCTATTATAAGAATACTTTGAACGTGAAGCTTGGTACTCCAGCAATACGCAATGTCATGGACATGAATGCATTCTTTGGAGGGTTTGCAGCAGCACTCAAATCTGATCCAGTATGGGTGATGAATGTTGTTCCTGCTCGGAAGCCATTAACTCTTGATGTTATATATGACAGGGGTCTTATCGGGGTATACCATGATTG GTGTGAGCCTTTCTCGACATACCCTCGTACTTATGATCTCATCCATGTAGCTGGCATTGAATCACTAATAAAGCTCCCGGGTTCAAGCAAGAGCAG GTGTAATCTTGTGGATCTAATGGTGGAGATAGATCGAATGCTGCGTCCAGAAGGAACAGTCGTGATTAGAGACTCCCCTGAAGTAATAGATAAAGTGGCTCGGATAGCTCATGCAGTAAGGTGGTCAGCAACCATAAACGACAAGGAACCTGAATCACACGGAAGGGAGAACATTTTGGTTGCAACCAAAACCTTCTGGCAGCTAACTTCATCGTCCTCGTGA
- the LOC107930515 gene encoding shaggy-related protein kinase theta isoform X2, with the protein MLCVVSRALLPVALQFLLILVGILAPRGQRLIKNQETVASTSRVPSVARQQNLGVDQLPNEMREMRIRDEKTVSHDDKDPEATVINGNGTETGQIISTTVGGQNGQPKQTMSYLVERVVGTGSFGVVFQAKCLETGEPVAIKKVLQDKRYKNRELQIMRVLDHPNVVRLKHSFFSSTEKDELYLNLVLEYVPETVHRVSKHHSRMNQHMPILYVQLYTYQICRALNYLHHVIGVCHRDIKPQNLLVYPHTHQVKICDFGSAKKLVPGEPNISYICSRYYRAPELIFGVTEYTTAIDMWSVGCVMAELLLGHPLFPGESGVDQLVEIIKILGTPTREEIKCMNPNYTEFKFPQIKAHPWHKLFHKQLPPEAVDLVSRLLQYSPKLRCTALEALAHPFFDDLRVPDLSLPNGRPLPSLFNFTAQELAGASTELRQRLVPEHART; encoded by the exons ATGTTATGCGTCGTCTCAAGAGCATTGCTTCCGGTCGCTCTTCAATTTCTTCTGATCCT GGTGGGGATTCTAGCTCCAAGAGGGCAAAGGTTGATCAAGAATCAG GAAACAGTTGCAAGCACATCCAGGGTTCCTTCTGTTGCTAGACAACAAAATCTAGGCGTTGATCAGCTCCCTAATGAAATGCGTGAAATGAGAATTAGAGATGAGAAAACTGTCAGCCATGATGATAAg GATCCAGAGGCTACTGTTATTAATGGAAATGGAACAGAAACAGGTCAGATAATTTCAACTACTGTTGGTGGTCAAAATGGGCAACCAAAACAG ACAATGTCATATTTGGTGGAGCGTGTGGTTGGTACAGGTTCATTTGGTGTTGTCTTTCAG GCTAAATGCTTGGAGACAGGTGAACCTGTTGCTATAAAGAAGGTTTTGCAGGATAAAAGATACAAGAATAGGGAACTCCAGATTATGCGTGTACTAGACCATCCTAATGTTGTCCGGCTGAAGCACTCTTTCTTTTCATCCACTGAAAAAGATGAGCTCTATCTTAACCTTGTTCTCGAGTATGTTCCAGAAACTGTACATCGAGTTTCAAAACACCATAGCAGAATGAATCAGCATATGCCCATTCTTTATGTGCAGCTGTATACATATCAG aTTTGCCGTGCTCTAAATTATTTACATCATGTGATTGGCGTATGTCATCGTGATATTAAGCCACAAAATTTACTG GTATATCCTCACACTCACCAGGTGAAGATATGTGATTTCGGTAGTGCGAAGAAGCTG GTCCCAGGGGAACCCAACATATCATATATATGCTCACGATATTATAGGGCTCCAGAGCTTATATTCGGGGTGACGGAGTATACCACTGCTATTGATATGTGGTCCGTTGGTTGTGTGATGGCTGAGCTTCTGCTTGGACAT CCACTCTTTCCTGgtgaaagtggtgttgatcaGCTAGTGGAAATTATTAAG ATATTGGGAACACCGACCAGAGAAGAAATTAAGTGCATGAATCCAAATTACACTGAGTTCAAGTTCCCTCAGATCAAAGCCCATCCGTGGCATAAG TTATTTCACAAGCAATTGCCCCCTGAGGCGGTGGATCTTGTGTCAAGGCTGCTTCAGTACTCACCGAAATTACGTTGCACTGCT TTGGAGGCATTAGCACACCCCTTCTTCGATGATTTGAGAGTCCCCGATTTGAGCTTGCCTAATGGGCGACCCCTACCTTCCCTATTCAATTTCACAGCTCAAG AACTGGCCGGTGCATCTACCGAACTACGCCAACGTCTTGTCCCTGAACATGCAAGGACATAA